acctctcctctatcgccagcgggtgtcctgaggagtccgagctctccactgagcagaccggaccaccagcaccctcatcggagtctgcgctctccgcagaggagaccagacgaccgtcaccctcagcgggctcaggtcagtgtctcacacacacatactgtagatgtttatgctgtcacagcagacgcaccggcagtatcacctgtctcgcttcgctgccccaccgcgggtacttcggtagtgtcgttaattctcctcgtacggtcccgggatgcttcgcttcagttcccagcccgtctcgttgggttttacgcactatccgcctcggttacgtaatacaattaccggcactcccccaaattctcgggcattcgtttcactatagtgaaagcgtccgatgcacatgtactgcgtgcaaaagtcgatgtcctgctggcgaaggacgtttcgagccggtccctcttaccgagaatgatgatagggtttttccagcctttatctcatagtacccaaaatacgcggtgggttacgaccgatttatttacgcaccggctctacaagtgtgatcctttaggatgatacgccgaggctcgtatttcaatattcagatcggtttgcagcatagacctgtagacgtgtactttatgtgtccatctcccctcgccttagaccgtttttcgctctgcgttcatggagtggacatactaatactaagtacaccattcgagctgtctctctctccccgtgtctccatgaaagtgctagtcatggcattaaaatatcagagagagagagcgttgttcgtaTTCTGCTTATATTGACGTCAACTATAATGGCTCGTTCTctgcagacgtgcgcgaacacagagatttaatgcttcagcatctcgctcgtttaagtcatcaggtcagctgggaaaagagcaactttgccccgtgcagaggatccttttctcagtatggaaatagactcgatcgatttattggcgtgttttacaagagcgcgcaaccagtcagttctgacttgcctcggtttaattcgagggaagtacgcggtccctctgaaacaatttcagaagctcttGGACATATggcagcatgctgcggctgtgacactgctcgagctgcttcatatgagaccgcttcagcattggttttacgatcgagtctcgaggagagcgtggcgcaacgGCATACactgtgtaaccattacacctgcgtgtcatttcaattttaccccgtggcagacccagcatttccgatagcaagatatgcccctgagtcgggtctcctggcattctgtagcacatacaatgcccccagcacgggatgagcagccacgtatgacgggcttgcagtctcaggggtgtgcatagcaccccaactgccgcgagcggtgcgctgtatatctgggacttgtacgctccgctatggagatgcgagggaaggatgtattagccgacaccgacaacattgcgactgttgcgttatttaccgttaaggcggtttttgcgctctcgtcacctgtcgcatctcgctcgtcatctcctcctttggagtcagaagcatctgaggtcccttcgtgccatttacatcccgggttcgctcaatacagcggcagacgcgctttcccgagctgcgcgccccggtgaatggcgactccacccccagacggtccagctaatttggaagaagtttggtcgtgcgcagatatatctgtttgcgtcgccggatgatacccactgtcgccggtttttattcactaaccgagggcagcctcggcgtggatgcgttggcacacagctggccgcgggggacgcgaaaatacgcattcactccagtgagcttaattgcacagacactgtgcaaagtcaggcaggacgaggagagcctttcgTTAGTCGCCCCatactggacgaccaggaattggttttcagagttaacgctcctcgcgacagcccctccctggcgaattcccctaggaaggactttctttctttaggaaggggcacattatggcacccgcgccccgacctgtgggatctccatgtatggtcgttgagtgcgcgcaaggtttaggtgatttatcgctagcggtatctaacaccatcgacgcggtacgagcaccgtccacatgacgggcttacgcgcttaaatgaaacccttttcgtcacctggtgctcttcgcaacgcgaggaccccagagaatgcttaacattgtgcttttatatatcctcaacataggttagatggtaggctgtcaccctccaccattaaagttgatatcgccgctatttctgctcatcactcgcttattaacggcagatcagttggcagcatgatttggttattagattttaagaggcgctcgcaggctaaacccctcgcgccctccctctattcctcctgagacctgtccatggtgctgaagccctactacaggttccgcgttcgagcctttgcagtctgcgagtctgaagtttttgtcaatgaaaactctgaccctgctagcattggtctccgtgaagagagtaaggaatttacatgcattctctgttgacgattcgtgccttcagtttggtcctgctgtctcactgagacccagaccaggctacgtgcccaaagttcccaccactcccttcagagataaggtggtgagcttgcaagcgctgccccccggaggagggcagacccaaccatggctttattatgccccgtacgagcgttacgcatctacgtggatcgcacacaaagccttaggacctcagatcagctctttgtttgttatggtggtcagcagagagggaaagctgtcaccaagcagaggatgtctcattggatagttgatactatcgcccttgcttataatctgcagggcattccttgtccatttaatttgagagctcactctgctagaagtgttgcctcattttgggcattcgctcgtggttcctcgctaacagacatctgcagagctgctggttgggcgacacctaatacgttcattagattttagtgttcgtgtcgagcctgtctcctctcgtgccctttcctcgttaggggaagcacagagaacaggctcgcaggtcggcttgcagcctccgactgctgctccaaactgagctcagtatggaaggccaccaaggcaaaaacgcgtaataatttgttttgccttcctccgctgccttggcagcctgatgttgcggagcatccgctgccagcctctcactagctgcatcctcgcgaacctgtgtttggctcgggcatccacattgcgtcccaccgggttcctttgtgagtattttccgtggggttaatcctactagcccacgtttccctcagcagagcactgctttgcttacacagccacggctgtcatttatacctcaactacggttgactttcgcccaccaatagcccttaacggggcggtggcttccgcagcgtccctataccgctcagatagggcgcttcccagtcgctagcactactgtggggttaaaggaacatctagtgcccggccttctgccttaaaacctacttctccttatccttaagtggaaccggagggctttacgcagacactggaagaggtcagccctcagtggcgttttggtagggattcccaattcgtcggtcacgacgtgacgtcgtagtgaccgactgaaagggaacgtctcggttacgtatgtaaccctcgttccctgagggagggaacggagacgtcacgtcccgtcgccacagggctgctccctgctgtttatcggccggtcacactttccggctttctcagcgaaaaagaagctaatttccctatttgcacctgctgcttatatacgcacctggcggggcggcgccagcattatgcaaatatctcaatgccaagttcattggcgttttagtagagtacgaagcagattggtctctctaagcgagttcccaattcgtcggtcacgacgtgacgtctccgttccctccctCAGGGagcgagggttacatacgtaaccgagacgataTACACACTTAAATCTTGAGAAATATTGACCAAACTGTGAACagacttatttcaagaaaaattaatatataaacagtacattcttatttaaaataatatctcAAATGGAGTCATCATTGTAGCTACGTCTCTTTATATATTCTTAGATTTAAGGTGCCTCCCCCTAACGCATGTAAATGTACCCATGGTTACATAATTATCTGTATGTCTTGCTCTGTGTCTTTAAATTCCTGTGTTACTGCTCCAAttctttttttatctttttctaatatttatttatttttaatatttattatgcTTTAAGGTTcatgtatagctcagtggtaaagcGTTGTGTTAGTAGTGCAAAAAGGTCATGTATGGAAGGTAATTTCATCCAATTTTAAATTCATtcattaaatgataaaatataaaatgaaattgcaaaatatgtcccaaacttgaaaatgaaatgctaaaataaataaaaaataagacaTTAAATTATTTCACTTCCATTTTTAAGGTGATAATGCATCTTTCCtgccaaattgaaaaataaaatgcaattgatgatttgacatttcattttcaattttCCACATTTTCAAGGCAAGACTGccaatataaaattaaaaggcAAACTTGAAAACGAATTtgcaaatacatttttcaaaaaggcttttcatgcccaagcaataatagtGACAAAATTCATATGTAAAGTTCATTGTGActgacgaattgggaaccgcttcgcgaaGACCTATCTGCTTTGAGAAACTATTAAAAAACCAGTGAAACTGGCATGCATGTATTTGCACCAAATCACtctttatcgcttcgaaagccggcaggtCAGCTGCTGTTGAGAAGCTCTCTCTGCTCGTGGGATACGCTGCATGTTGATGTTGTTGGAGAGATAGCATTTCAGCATTTTTAAAGATGTTGTCTCGCCGTGCAGTTCCGGATGTGGCAGATAAAAGGGTTCTGGCACGATCTCTGTCTCTCCTGCCTGAGTGCGCACGTTGAGGCTGCATTCGTGGAAGGTTCATACTCCTAATAAGAGCATGACCCTCTTGGATTTGTGGAGATGGTTTTGTACCTCCGGGAACGTTAACCCCCTTTCTGTTGCTGAGCCCCGGTAAAGGTGTGGTAAAGCAAAGCTCAGAAGATGATCTCTGTATAACAGTGCTGAACCGGTCTGCTGACCAGTAGCTTTCAGCACCCTAATCCACAGCCAGTTGGGGTACCGATAGGTCTGGTCGTGCATGTTTTACGTGGCCCTCGGATTCTGTCAGGCCTCACCTGGATTCTATGTCTGTCGCAAGGGTCTGTGTTTGACCCGAGATTACGGCCATGTTCACTCGGGCGGTGGCAGTGGTTGGTTCAAAATGGTCTTTTTTTTCAAGATGTTTGGGAGCTTTACCGCAGTCCCTGATTTTTTTAGGTATCTGACAAGGCTTTTGCACTTCTCAATGGTATCACTTAAGTTGCGCGTGTATGCTGGTGTGTTCTCTTTTATATCAAACGTTTGTTTGAGAATGATGTTAAAGACATGGGCTACGCACGGTATCCATTTGTAGCTTCGAAGAGCAGCTTTATGTTTGCGCCCTGGTCACTTACAAACATTACCTTTGATATGCGAGCAGGGTCAATACCAAAGTCATGTAGCTCCTTAATGATTTGGTTGTGGGCGTTAAGAATCAAATTGAGCTGTGGTTATGACAGGGCTCTCTAATTTCCAGTCGTCATTGATGAAGTGACCAGTAATTGCGTGAATGCACGTTTGTTGAACTCATCAGTCCACATGTCAATGGTAATAGCTATGCCACAATCCAGAGCTTTATTTATATTCTTTGAaatgatttctttttttctgccGTGGTTGCTTTGGCTCTCTCGCAAACAGTTTGTGAGGGAGTACACTACTGGCATCCACGCGTCCAAAACGTGAACCAATGTTAATTAGACACTGAGCTACGGTATCAAATCCATCTCCAGATACTATGTCGAGGGCCGCAAATCTTGACAGCACAATTCAACACAAGCCTCTGAAACCTCAGACTTAAAAGGTGCTGTTACTTTACTTTTGAGAAAAGCGGTAATATTTTGAGACGTGTCGTCCTTTTTCTTAGACCCCCGACAAATATGCCTTGACATGCTGGTGCACGTTTTGTGGCTCTcatgtttgtatattttttcaCACAAGTTGCACCTAACGTAGCCAACATTGCTGTTGTCTTCTGCTGCAACTATTTCTGAGAACCAGTCCCAAACATTGGATTTTGCCAACTGACCTAATTTCTCCCACACTAATGACCCGCCCCAACCCGCCCTACAGCAGGACAATAATCAAAcacacaccagcaagtccactTCTAAATggataaagaaaaacaaaaaaaaagactttggaGTGGCAAAGACAAAGTCCTAACCTCAATCCTGTGCCATGACTTTCAAAGGTGGTTCATGCTCAAAACCCTCCAATATGGCCAAAttacaacaattctgcaaaAATTAGTTGGCCAAAATTCCTCCACAGCGCTGTAACAGACTCATGGGTGGCCCAACCAGTAATTAGGATTAGGGgtaaagcatttttttacacagggccatgtgggcttggattttgtttttccttcataataaaacctttatttaaaaccgcatgttttgtttacttttgttatctttaattaatatttacatttgtttcatgatctgaaacattaaagtgtaacaaacatgcaaaaaatatacTGGATACTACATGGATAATGGTGGGCAATTTTTGATTGTGTCAATCATGAAATCGAGTCATTGTCATAGTGCCACATTTGCAAAAATATATGTGGAAAGGAATacaaacattttgaaatattaaattattcACATAATTTCTAAAATCTCTTGTGACCTTTGTCTAGAAATTGTTCTTCATGTTCATGTtcttcaatttttttaagttagtCTCAATTGATCCAGTGAATTAAACAAATTTAAGGTTAACACAGGCTGTTAAacatataggggcggtttcctagATAGGGCTTAATTGTAGGTCAAAAACATAAATGCACTTAAATGCAAAGACTCAAATGCTTGTTTGAGCTGTCATAACTGAAAGCAACTTaaactgacatatcttaaaatacatcagagCCATTGTTtggtcttaagatgtacaccagtaatgtttatttctaaggaatgtttttaaaaactacgtaaatgtcctaatataattaagaCCAAGTCCTGGCAAACCCTGTCCTGGAAACATATATCATCTGCTCATAGGCCTGAACATATAAATTATAGTTTGGTTTTAGATAATATAGCCTTtctttcatttaaattttttcaaaacaaatgcatttacgGAGACCCTTTATAAATAAACTGTATTGATTGTGAACAGATCTCATATTAGATCAATCCTTATTTACTACTATTTTACTTTGCattgaacatttaaaatatctttgGTAACTTAAAAAGCACATTTAACTGTTTGTTCCTTGTAAACTGGTGTTACAGTGCCTTTACCATGGTTCAGTCACCATAGGATCATAGCCGGGATTTATATACATCTCAGATCTAAAACTGTATGGTACTTTTAGCTCACTGTGTTGTTTGACATCTGCTGTTTATTATAATGACTAATTTGTATGACTCAAATATTTACTGTGTTTCAATAACGTCAAATAAGCAAAATATTTAATCATACATAAACTATAGCATGTGAAACAACATGATAAACATTATTATATGATAAAGGAATGAAATATCTGTGAAGCTTCACAACATTTATTCAGTCACTGGTTATTATTTATCTTCAGAAACTGTATTCATTCAAATGTCAGAGTATCTGAATGATTGAATCCACAGATATAAGTGAATATGAGAGTCTTAAAGGCCTTCTGAAAGCAAGGATAGAAAAATCCATAGATCAAAGGATTACAAGCTGAGTTAAAATATGCAAACCAAACTAAAGCCTCATAGACATCAGCTGGGATCACAAAATTAAGTAAAGGATCAACAGCAATAGCAATAGAAAAAGGCAGCCAGCAGAGAAAGAAAACGCCCATAACAAGAGCCAGAGTTTTAGCtgcttttctttctctgtgtgCAGAGCTTTGACTGTTTACACCTGTGGACACTTTCACTGACAAAACCTTTGCATGTTTTTTCACAACATTAAATATGATGATATACAGAGAGCCCATTATACTTCCTGGAATAATAAATGCCAAGATAAAACAAGTTAGTCCCGAttctttgtttaaaaacagaacacagcCACCAAAACAAGACATCTGTAATAAAAGAGCTTCAAGACCAACAGCATTCACCCCTGAAAACACAACAGAAAAGCAGTACACAGATGAAAAGATCCATGTAAGGGTGATTGATACAGTCACAGTTTTATTTGTGATCCTCATTCTGTACCTCAGAGGGTCACAGATGGCCCAGTATCTATCAACAGATATTAAACTAAGATGCAGTATAGAGGCTATACAGAGGGTCATGTCCAAGCTAGAATGAACTTTACAAATAACATCTCCCAAAAACCAGCAGCCCTCGACAGCTCGTACCATACTGTAGGGCATCACCAGTGAACCCAGCAGACAGTCACACACAGCCAATGACTGAACGATCAGATGAGTTGGAGACTGAAGCTGTTTGAAGTGAGAGATTGAGATGATGATCAGCAGATTCCCAAAAACTGTCATAAGGATCATGAGTAACATTAGAGCGTAAATTGCTACTTTAACTCCAGTGAGACGCTGAGCTCTAGGACAAGAGTCTGGATGTAAAGGATAACACAGGAGAATATTCTCAGTTCCATTGAAAGACACCGCGTCTGAGAGGACTTCCTTTGTAattataaacagacagacaattaTAATCCCAAATTTAAACAATATCATTTTAGAAATTACAAAATGGTTAAGGCAAATATATAAAGaaacataaacataaatacAGTACATGTCTATTCAATCTAATTTCCTAAATGAACGTGATAGAGCTCAGATGTGTTCATTTATACAGTTCAGGTCAGGTCTCCACCTCCTCAGCTGTATACGTAACTAACTGATACACAAACATTGTGACTCATGAGATTACAATAAAAAACTGAACTGTGTCCTGAATTTAAGGTCAATGGAGCAATAATGGATGGGTTATAGacagtggcggctggtcactagggggcgctgtggCGCCGTCCCCTTATAGTTGGCCAGAGAggaaagctactttaacatgttaccaaaaagtaaatatatagtgcaaattaataaaaataaaaaattgtttcgttgtactatttcactgttagtcatgttataatttatttaaaaaaataaaaatcaaaactgagttcgttgtgtgtgtgtcatgtttgtgtgtcttgGAGCTTCAAGTGTCCAGAATGTATACAGGTGGGTACACTGAACTTGGAGCTGTAGGCGTCCAGAAGGTATGCAGGTAAGTACACTGAGTTGAGAGCCGTAAGCTTCCAGAAGGTATACAGGTAGGTATGCTGGGTTCGGGGCTTTAGGCGTTCAGGCAGGTATATAGGTGAGTACACTGTACGTGGGCTTTGGGCATACAGGTAGatatacaggtgagtacactaGGCTTTTAGCTTTGGACGTACTGGTAagtatacaggtgagtacactggaTTGgaggctttgggcgtacaggtagGTATACAAGTGAGCACACTGGGCttttagctttgggcgtacaaATAGGTAAACAGGTGAGTTCACTAGGCTTTTAGCTTTGGGCATACAAATaggtatacaggtgagtacactgggTTTGGgactttgggcgtacaggtaggtatacaggtgagtacactgggtttggggctttgggcgtacaggtgggTATAGAGGTGAGTACACCAGGCTTTTAGCTCTAAGTGGACTTAACTCACAGGCAAGTAGACAGGCTTGGGCTCTTCGAGACTCAGGTGGTTGCAGAGAACGTATAGGCACACAGCAACTTCTAGTCTTCTTCAATAGGCCAGACTTCTGGTGAACACTTTGACATGACCTCCCCGCAAGTAGTGGAACAGCCCCACATTGACACAGAGCTCTTGGCTCAGATCTGCAAACTGGCAGCAGAGAACACACAAGTTTCCTTCAACAATATAATACTCTAGTGACGTACAGGAAGTGATACAACACCTCTATTTTTCAAGCGGCAAAGACAGATGGAGTCACAAGTCGATGCTGCTACAATGTTTGGCCTAGCACGCCCACCGACGGTATCACAGAGGTGGATAGATTGAGGTAAAGAGCCGCACCATGCAATTTACTGCCAGAGTAGGGCCAACCGCTCCAAATCTCCTTTCCTTCAGACAGCAGGGCGAGAGGTCTGGACATGAACACTCACAGGAGAATGATTATACACAAAGACAACGAGTACGCTTTTTCCACACAGCAGGTGATTACAAGTTCTCATTCTTTCGCTTGTCCACAACATTCACAGCAAATCCTTACTTCATACAGTTGCCGCACCACCACCAGGTGGGAGAAAGAGGTTACAGGGTCTCGGTCATGTAGATATATAAAACAGCCGCCCAACGTCACCAATCCACCCTTCTAACACAGGGCTTTCTCCTCAGCCAAGGAGGTGATGACTGACAACACTGACACAGCACAGCACTACAATTGTCTAAGTGAACACACATCGAAAAGACTCAACCCACCGCACTCCACACACTCACAGTGATATATGGT
The nucleotide sequence above comes from Paramisgurnus dabryanus chromosome 12, PD_genome_1.1, whole genome shotgun sequence. Encoded proteins:
- the LOC135738574 gene encoding trace amine-associated receptor 1-like, producing MLVNLNELSVVATATLVVVVVLVRVCPPRTSMRLAAVSIAATGVSNVFGNLLIIISISHFKQLQSPTHLLVQSLAVCDCLLGSLVMPYSMVSVTPHNTSICAAIECNTAITSAPLECPNRPIHLCSSWMTYCGYFCGAFSSLSSVPQSREMLCEHRDLVLRHLAHLGLRTNGEKSKHCPVQKISVKLTTRLAQEPVQPLALLSEGKEIWSGWPYSGSKLHGAALYLNLSTSVIPSEVLSDAVSFNGTENILLCYPLHPDSCPRAQRLTGVKVAIYALMLLMILMTVFGNLLIIISISHFKQLQSPTHLIVQSLAVCDCLLGSLVMPYSMVRAVEGCWFLGDVICKVHSSLDMTLCIASILHLSLISVDRYWAICDPLRYRMRITNKTVTVSITLTWIFSSVYCFSVVFSGVNAVGLEALLLQMSCFGGCVLFLNKESGLTCFILAFIIPGSIMGSLYIIIFNVVKKHAKVLSVKVSTGVNSQSSAHRERKAAKTLALVMGVFFLCWLPFSIAIAVDPLLNFVIPADVYEALVWFAYFNSACNPLIYGFFYPCFQKAFKTLIFTYICGFNHSDTLTFE